tgcaaaccTGTTGATCAACTGTTAATGATACGCAGCACGCTGCTGTCCGCCgtttataaatcaaaacgGAAACGAAGCCGCGGCACGATTGCACGACCACGAGCATTGAAAACGAAGTGTAACGCATACAAACGAACAGACAgcgacaaacacacacgcacacacacagacacaataGCTTTTATTGTAGTTGCAGCTACTACTAACGGAAGTagccaaaaagtaaaaaaaagtgCTGCCTACTTAGTGGGGCAGCCTTTTGTTGCTCAAGCTGTTGGCGCACACACTCTCAAGTTTAATCGCCTCGCGGGCGTCTGTCTataacacatgtgtgtgtgtgtgtgtgtgtgggctgctCATTCAAATTCAAGTGCATGCTCACTcacactttttgttgctttaagcgTAGCCAACGcccaaataaaattaaaaatgattctataaaaaaaacacacacagcttgtGACGCTCTGCATTTCtctgcagttgttgcaacagctgaaaaaaaattgctacatttagcagcaatttgcatttgccatttgaatgctgctggttgctgcttgtggcCTCTAACCAAATATCTAAGTAAAAAACCCTTTTACAGCTTCatgaatatttatgcgcaCTTCTTGTTCAATACCTttgctgccaatgccaatgcgcgtgtgtgtgggtgtatgtgtgagtgccTTAGCTATCAACAGGTTTTCATTTGTTGGCACTTTGATGGCCACTCGGTACTTGCCGTACGCCAAATAAACGATGATGGGAATATTTATGACATAGCCCCACTGTCACTTGCCTACTGCCCACCTATGTATATGCCTGGGTGCCATATAATGAATGGGTTACGTATATGCAACAATATGACAAAGCTACAGCTTAGaactaacaaaaacaaatgttaaatacGCTTactataaaaagaaattaagctGCATAGCTAGAacaactaataaattaaatcttttcattaattacagctgcatttattaaatataatttgttaatcttttatctttatttttcttgCAGGTAAGTCCAACTCTTAACTTTAGCTTGAGCTAAATAAGTCAAAGCCAAGTAAGTTttctttgcttaaattaaaatataaatatttatagatcGCTTTACTCATTTAACTAAAgaacaaattaaactaaactgcTGACGATACAAATGGAagatttgcttaataaaattgcttaatatttaaatccTTATAGTGCAACCCTTCAAGCTATTTCCATTAGCTTTGCAACTTTCTTTTCACCGCAgagtattaatttttttagtatcaattgaatttgcttgtACGTGGCGATAACGCATTGGCGCATACGTAGTTAGTAATTGATTTCAGCGCTGATAAATTGCTTTACTCTGTTTTGTTATCTGCATGCAAAAGACAAGCGCAAAAACatgtgtttttctttattttaatatattgttttgtggcttgttgttgtaaatcaAACGCTATTTACATGGAAAATtatgtttggctttggcctaattgcagctcaatctatataaatttttatgacaGCAGGGCAGATTGAACTTTGACTACAGATTTAAGTGTGGGTGGGGTGGATAGAGAGCATAATGGCACGCGTTGAAGCCTTGCTTGGTGGGGAGAGCCCAcgctcacacccacacacacacacacacacgcagtgcATTCATATTTGTTCTGCACAATGGACACAGTTTTTTCTAAAGGAATACCCTTGGTGCCTGGCATTGTAAGATGAAGTGGTCAGCACTGTTGgcagctaataataatttgtttgcactttgcaTATGCCACAGGCCACGCAAGGCCGCCACAGCTTGTTGTGTTTACCaagaaatgcaattttatgtttgttgtaaacataaatttataatatttattaaagttagctaaaaaatgcatattattaCATAAGtatctatttaaaaataatacttattAAGATTTTACTAAACAACACACACTTGTTGTAACGCATTTCAAATAACGCGCGCTGTGTGTCtgacaaaagctgcttgctagTTCAAAAGCAAGCAGTGTAGCGAGTTTATATCGATAGCTACTTATCGCGAGTGTGAAAATTACACTGGATGATATATGCTAaacggcaaacaaaaaaacttgTTCTTGCGGCACTGCCGCATTTGTTgtgaaatatatgtaaaattacgtgaaataaacaatttattggcATGGATATAATACTGCCAAATGTGCGTTTGCAGGATGAGCAAAAATTTCTGGATTGCGCAGCTAAATTTAACTATGACGCATTTCAAGCGGTAAGTGTGCAACACGTGAATGTCCACAGGAGTCTCAACGTTTgttctattttgtttatgcagcaaatgtttgtgttttgcaCAAACCAAAGTGATGTGGATGCATATCCGCTAATGGGTGACGATCGTTTGCAGCAATTGATTTATGCGTGGGATACGTGCGATGTGCATAACAGAGAATGCATAACAGAGGAGCTGGAGCATATGTTGAAAGTGCTGGCGCATCATACGCTGCAGCTGTGGTTCGGCGAGGAGTGGAAATACAGCGTGGGCAGTCTCAAACgcatgttgttgttctttttaaACAAAGGCTGCAGCGCGCTAATGCAAGTTAAAGGACTTTGCGGTATTGATTGGCACTACTtgttaaatttgcaagcagcacCTTGGCGCTTGCCGTACCTacagcaattgtttattaatctgcgtagaaacaaaaagcaagaaatAGAACATGATGTGCCAGCAGCTACAGCGGAGGGTAAAGCGATAACTTATAAATATggatttatttacaagccaaTTTGCTTGCAGATGTAACTTATTATCAACAAGAGCCGCTGTACTTAATAATCTTGCGGCTGATAAAACTTTTTGATGCCGGCAACTGGGAAGCTGTAAAGCAATTGTCACTGCGTGTGCTCTCAGCTTGGCTAcagctgcatgccacaagcagcgCGCAGTGCCTGCAACAGGATAAGAACATAACACTTGTAGCGCATCTCTATCTGATGACAGTCTTTGGTGCGGATGATAATGCAGGCTTTAAGATAGACAATCTGGTACACAGTTGTACGCTTCAATTtcaaaaagcagctgctaatcTTATATCACTTGCAGATGTACAACATACGCTTCTATATGCGTGGCCTGCAGGAACAGCCCTGTGTGGAGCTACTCAGCTATACGCCTGCGCTTTTGATAGCGCATATTTGCGTGCTGCTGGGGCTGGGCAAGCACAGCTTCTTCGAGCAAATTGTGTTTAAGCAGTTTAGCTTGAATCTGGTGCATCCCTTTGCTGTTGCCTTGGAGGCTTATGCCAGCTATGTGCTGGGCAATCAACTGCTGGAGCTAATGGCGCTCAATGAGCACGACTTTATGGCGCAATTTGAGCAGTTCAAGCAGCTGATGCAACACTATGTGAACCAGCGTGAACTAAGCGAACAATTTCTATTCAACGAGCTGCAGAAACAGGAAGCGCAAAGGAACAGCCACTGCCTGCCGCATGTAGTGAAGCTGAATCTCAACTTTCAGCATTTGATATGCAAGGGCAACAGAGCGAGTAATATAGGCAACTATAAGAACTGCGATGATGATGAGAAACCAATGCTAGTGCCTGAAGCGGACGATGAGCTGGACAGACAAATCGATCCCATATTTCAAAATGTGCCATACAATGCGCAAGTGTtggattttgtttataaattgctatCGCAGCGCGTAAGTTTAAGTAgctttagatattttttaattgttataatgtgttttgctgttttaGAGCCACCGAGGCTGGCAGTTTGCAAAAATAGCTTTGCTGTTGAAGATCATTGGACAGAAACTGAATACCATAGAGGTATGGCGCTATCATCCTGGACTCACTACACAATTCATGCTTAATCTGGAGCTTAAGCTGGCCGACAGCTACGCCGACTTGGCCAAGGTTTTTCACGAACACGCATTCATGGAGGCCGAGTTCTGGCTAACCGCGTTCTATTTGCATCCCACACGCGCCAATTATATCGAAGTCAAGCGCTGTTCgcgcattaaaacaaaacgctTGGAGGAGGACGAGCCCATGCCCAGTCGTCCGTCGCGTTGCTTTAAAATTGAGAATGCCAAATATGAGCTGCTGAGCTCCACAATCGATGTGGATGAAATTGTAGCGGTGACCAATCACTACGATGCTGTTACTGACTACGATGCAGTCTTAAGGATACTGCAGGCCTTGCGCCTGCCACGCAGCATTGTTAAGGATCTGCTGACTGTTGCCTTTCTGCCGCGCAATAAACGCTACTCCTGGGCGCTGGACTGGAGCACGTTGCAAGAGCGCTGCGAAGCGCTGCTGAAAAGTCCCGAGCTAAAGCGCAAATTTGTGGCACTCAACATGGCGGAGGCGAGTGATGGCCTGAAGTTCTTGAAAATAGATTATGCCAAGTATAAGAATAGACCGCAGCTGGACTATGGCAGCATAGAGCAAGGCTATGAGGCAGCGGCAAACATGCCAGAGGAGCACGAAgagcagccagcgccagagcTGGATGCGGAGGCGGCACGCGAGAAGGCGGCGCTTGAAAGAAAACGCAAACGCAGCAAATTTTGGGATGAAGGTGAGTCTAACTATCAAATGCAGTTGAACTCTAAGCTTTAACGCTTTGCTTGCAGTGAGTGAAgatgatgaggaggaggagcagcagcaaacggaTGAGGAGGAAGATTATTATACAGGCGCGGGGCGTAGAACACGCGtacgcgctgctgctgtagtaGCCAATGCTATGATCTCAGACATGGAAAGAGCAATGCGCAGTGGCCGCGTGCAGACGTCAGCGGAGCAAGCAGAAGAGCTGCAAGTGGAAGATGCGCCAccactgccagcagcagaaCCAGAGCAGCCAAAGCGTCGCTTTGGTGAGCTGCTACAAGCCTGCGCCAAAGTGAACAACACGACAAGTGGATTTAGTGCCATTACTGATATTTGGAACTGTGACAAGCAGGAGTTGCAGCATATCGAGGCGGATGACTGCATGTTTATGGAAAGCAGAGGCTTGATGGCCAAGTTTATGCAGCTGCAAGAGAagaaggagcagcagcagctggatcAGCCGTTGGATGAAAGCAGCGAAGCATCCTCCAGCACTTCGATGACTGCGCTACATGGCGAAGACTCGGCCAGCGATTCGGCAAGCGGCGTAAGTAAAGCGTTAAGGCCAACAACTGTATTAACAATCGCGACTGAAGGTTTGCAGCAaccagtaacaacaacaactagtgAAGTGGAGACTATAACAGCAACTGAAGGCGAAAGCGAGGAGGAGCGCAGAGTGcagacaataacaacaattgatgCGGCAAAACTTGCAGCGGAGTGTCTAACGCGTCAGCTGGAAATACGTTTAAAGAAGTTGACATCGCAGGATATTGAACAGCTGCGTGGACTGCGCGTGTTGATCAAACGCACAAATTTTGAATCATATTACAAAGCAAAGGCAGAGGAGGCCACCACGCCGCCAACGGAGGAAGCGCGCACACGTTTAGTAGCATTGGGACGACCACGCatgaagcagctgcagcgtcttAAGCCCAACCAATCGGACTCCTCCAGCTCCACCGAAACAGAGGACAAAGTGAAGGCTTGTCCTGCCTCGCAGCGACGCAAGCGCGTGCTCAAAGCCCAACAAGCCAGCAAATCCATCAAGCAGCTCAAGCGCAAGCGACCGCGTCACATAACCGCCGATGTCATTGAGCTCAGCTCGGATTCCTTGAGCAGCTCGCTGTCGCCGCTGCCACTGAACATGCCCGTGACCGTCACTGTGCACTCACACTACGCACACTTGGACGATCCGCTCTATGAGGAGGAAATTGTGCCGTTCTAAGCCAGAGCTCCAGGCAAAACGTGTGCGCAACGAATGCAGCGAACAGTTCGAGGGTtgctttgaaaattgaattagcTGCGCTTGTTAGCATGCAATTAGCCTGCGGCCAAATAGCATTGAATTGTAtattacatgtgtgtgtgtgtgtgtgtgtgtgtaatgccCGCtggctaatatttatttgtacagCAAAGCAGCTCAATATCCTGCAGATGCATCAACTAAAATTAACTGCCAACTTACTCTACACTTCAATAGCAAGcctcaaattaaattagttacgCAATCGTAACTTGactgtaaatttatatatataaattaattttcagttatatagcaactgcaactttatataaattatgtttataactATGTTAAGCCTAACAGTACTTCTCACTTAAATTACTTGTAGTctaattttaagtttataaactggaagttaataacaatataGCAACTGCAGTTtgacacaaaatatttaatatttgtttatcgTTATGCTAAgcctaaaaatattatttaacaaactatTTGGTCTCAATTTATGcttatacttatatttaaatgtaagctGTTAAAATTAGTacatagtttatatttaatgctattCTACTTGCCAATTTGTAATGCgctcaaatataaaaaaatccaTACACtacttaaatttgctttattctaatattaagcacaattttgttttataaaaattataaagaatttGTTAACTTGTAGCAGCATTTGTaggattattattattatatataataggaTTATTATTTCCGTTTCCTTATTCCTGTTTAAATCATACAATTGttaaagaaaattcaatttaaatttgtttatatcaaacaatttatttataatttcatatCGAAAAAGTTTTTCCCACAGActtacaatttgatttatttaggCTTCAATGCTCTGCTGCTTTccaagtattttttaaaatctatAATCTCTGATCCTAGCTtagtttacttaaatttaaaaatcaaaaatccCATTGCGCTATATAAACCGCTTGAGCGTATTTATAACTCATTTAAGCGCATAATTGCCCAAAGTGTTAACTCGTGTGCGCAATTTGCCAACATATCATAACACTGTAGagtgacgctgctgctgctgtggcacgtggcaagtggcaagcggcGTCAGCTACTTACAACTCAATTGCAATCGCAACCTTTTAATTCGTTTAACTTGAGCTGCAAGCCACTTGAGCAACTGGTCTCGCCAGCACAGCTGTCGGCCACGTGCCGCAGTgggggcatgtggcatgtatCTGTGGCATCTTCACATTATGTTGCATGTGCGAAAAGCGTTTGCGCCACGTGGCGTTAACTCACTTAGCGACAGGCGTAAGCCGTCAAacgcttaaaataataattgtggtTTAGTTGTCAATACAAATAGAATAAAAGAGTTATTTGAAGTGCGCACAAGTTCAATGTTGTGACTTAAAATAACTAGCGAAGGGGGCAGGGCTAAAGCACAGTGGGCTCAAGTGCAtataattagaaattaaaaatttattaatgcaattgcaattatttaatgttcTTAAGtaatacattaatttaaatgcaaagcattcaattataaaatatttattttaattgtagcctagaattaaattctatggtacaattggtatatAGGCTgaattatgaaatataaaacagaGAAATATAGCAAAGACAACAAACTATAAATTCAGTTGATCTCTTTATAATTTGCTATAGATTTGAGTATCGTAAGCacaaactaaattataaaattttcttttcatcAACAACATCGCTTTGGCgtagaatattttaatataattttaataagctaTGAATTTTctgtcaattaaaatttttttttagacactcattaaaaaatatcCTCAGTTGTTACAAAATTCTGAATTTTCTGACCAATTCTCTCAAACTCTCTTCTCTTCATCCCAATTCTTTATGGTTTTATATCTGAAACTACAGTATTTCTGTTTTCGCCTTCAAAACTCAtcctatatataatatactgTCTGTTTCATTAACATGCCTCTGTTCACAATATCTAAAAACTATACACAAgcatcaattatttattaagcaataagttgcattaaatgaatttagcttaaacatttttatacaatttatcgCTACTTTGTGCCACTGTGCAGCGCTTAGCATAGACTGATCCTGCCCGGCGGCAGACAGACTGCGAACTAAACACATCCTTCCGATTGGCTTACAGCCGGTTTGTGTGTTATCAAAGCGTAAAAAATGCTTGCGATTTAACTGGTAGTGGTAGCTGGTATAACCAGTGcgcacatatgtgtatgtgtgtgtgtgtgagcaaccCCTTGTGGCAATCACAGCGCGCATATCTGTTGGGATTTGTGCCATGGCGCCGCGACCGACGACAATGCGCCGAGGGTTGTTGCCAACTAAATCAACGGGCTTAGTTTAGCcgtgaaaataaaaaccaatgcGCACGGCGGGCGCAGCTTTTAGTTGGTGCGGGCACGCGAAACGGTTCAGACTCAAACTCAACTCGGAAGTGAATGAAAATAATGAGCATTTGATTAGAGAAACGCGCACGCACACggaaaacaaattgcaaacgaTGTTCGCCTACAATGCGCCGCAGTGCTTTGAGTTTGCCGAGGATGAGGAGGACGACGATGCGTCCTTTGACAGCGGCTACGAGAAGAGCTTTGAGACAGAAGCGCAGGCGAGCTCAAGACGCAGACTAGACTTTGAGGAGCATTACAACAATGCAggcggcgcagctgcagcggcggcgacggcggctaCGACGCCGCTAGGCTGGCACGATTCAGTTAGTCCGCCTGGCTTTGTAGGGCTGTTGGATACGAGCAGCAATCACAGCACACGCAGCGGACGCACCTTGGTGGAGCATTTGAACAGTCGCGCCGCCAGCTTTGATCCGCAGCTCACCAGCACGCCCATGAAGTCGCCACCAGATGCAGCAGATGGCGCAACGCCGCGCATGAAGCGCAAATATGCCGTCGGCAAAAATCGCGTAACGCGTTCGCGCAGCCCCACGCAAGTGGTGCGCATAAAGAAGGTGCGACGCATGAAGGCGAATGATCGGGAGCGAACGCGCATGCATACGCTGAATGATGCGCTGGAGCGTCTGCGTGTGACGCTGCCCTCGCTGCCGGAGGAGACGAAGCTGACCAAGATTGAGATTCTACGCTTTGCTCACAACTACATTTTTGCCTTGGAGCAGGTGCTCGAAAGCGGCGGCAGCATTAATCTTGATCTGGAGAAGCTGCAGAACTTTACGCTAAGCGGCGAGCGCATTACCAAAGAACTTTTCGATGCGCTCTTCGTGAATCCCCAAGCATATCCCATGTTCAACTGCGGACGCATGTTTCcatatcagcaacagcaaccagagCCGCCGCACTATCAAAGCTTGGACTACCAGCCGCCTGGCTTTGATCTTGGCAGCAGCATGCGCttctatcagcagcagcagcaacagcagcagctcagtcaACAACAGGAACACTTCTCCCAGCAAAAATACGAACTCTTCCGCAGCAACTTCGAGGCTGCTGCGCAGGAGCCCAACACTGGTCTGCATCAGCACAGCAGCTTCTATTCCCAAACGCCGCCTTGGAAGGAATACCCAGAggaactacaacaacaaccacaacaacaacagcttaactataaacaatttcaagtgTAGCCTATTTATTGGCGTAAGTTTTTCTCTGTGGGTGATAAGCAAGCTTTGCTAACCTAACTGTTAACTGCTTAGGCGCAACTAGCAActgagcttttgttgttgctactaaaGGTCACTTGCTCAGTCAGCGCccaaatgttttcatttatgtttGCCGCTTTGCCATTATAGTTGATATTTGGTATTAAGTGATAGCGAAAAGCTTTTAGCTGCGCTTTGGCTATCAGTGaatcaaaacaattaaacaaagcgcaaataagtttatatttgcgctttgtttattgCGTTTTCAAAAAGATTCAAGTGCTATATTACAGCTGGAAAGtgaatttgttataaaataaattgaaaagtaataTGGATaaccaattaatttaataaacatgcaaactatttttgaatgtaattaaaattcttcacaaatttaaaactttgaaATAGATTTTGCAactagttttatattttttagaatttttaaaatgtttacttttaaaaatttcgataactttaagttttttctttattaaatgcagtccaaaaattcttataaatttcaaatattcttTGAAaacttgtataaatttatatagaatttttgCACTGTTTTAATTCgtcaactaatttaaatttcaattaattaattcttcaactaatttaaatcaaactaGCATAAAATTCACTCTCCAGCCCAAATATGCGcttagcatttgctttaaattaattcacgGTTGTTCATTTCATAATCTATGTATACTATAAGTAAGAGGAAACATGTACCTTGCTAGTAAGCCAGCCATATACCAAATACTAATACTAATACTAAGCACAACTAAGCTAATACTAActttataaactaaagttgGGGCTTTTGCTATTGCAATGCATTTATAACGGGGCTAGTCAGTTTAGCAATCAAATGTTAAGAGAAATTGTAAACAATGTTTTaagtatataaacaaaaaaaaactatttatatgtatatttttgctaaaaataaagttgataATGAAAAACcgaaaaataagaaaaacaaactacagaaatgcaaaaagtcaAGGCAAACAACCctgagcagcaattgcatgtgtgtgtgtgtgtgtgtgcgtgtgtgtgtaagcgcaGATTTTGGATTTGAGAACAAAAgacttaaattcaaataaatattgtatattgcACTGCACAACACATAAaatgtatgtgcgtgtgtgtgtgttcagttTAATGTAGGGGGTCAATTTTGCGCCCTTACCATTCGACATGGGGTGAGTTGGAACAATGGCCCGAGATTGCCCGTCACCTGCACATTGCTATAACGAGCAGCGACGAGGACTACAAAACGCATTTACCGTAGACGGAAACATGAGCTCTATGGGCTCTGGACCTGCATGAATGCCACTCGAATTATTTCGTTGAATGAACCGGCAAGAGTCGAAATGTCGAACTGACATTTTTGTCCGTTACGAACGAAGGCGCTAGCAAAGGGGTTGGGCCCAAGATGCTGGAATGcagtttcagcagcagcagcagcagcagcctaagCCGCTTGTTTATTTCAGCGTTTGTCATTTGTGCAGCATTGTTGAAGGTGTTGGGGATTTATCTTTAACAATAATCATTATAGAGGACACAGCACAATTGTTGACAATGGCGCAAATACGCAGCGGGTGTGCCCAAAACTAAGCTGCAATCCGCACTAAGGGTTGACTGCAAGGCAACTAAGCCACGGCAGGAGCACTCTCATCATTAGCAAAAGCAGCCCGGGATGATGTCTATCGCTCTTCGCTATATCAATGACTGCCGCGCTCCCCTCTTGGCtatgctaatgctaatgcttgtataaaaaacaatttgacgATGAACAACAGTTGATAAGAAAACCCAAAATGGAAACAAATTTGCCATACTTATGTGCTACACACAATGCGATGcgatgcttttgcttttgcgtcaAGTGCAACTCCTTGGGGCGCAATTCATAGAACGCGCCACTGAGCCGCAAACCTCAACTTGATTTGCCATGCTACGCTGCACCAACAAGAgtgtattatatatagaacTAAGTACGGTAAATAACATTCTAGATTTATgctaaattttgattttgctgctaAGCAGAATTGACAGTTAATGCagttgccaattgttgttagACAAActgaatttctatttatttttatatttatttacttaaatgtcaagaaaaggattacaaaaaatatataaaattaaatttaaaaattatttaaaatgatgtttttgtttttagatttgataaattatagattgggagtgttaaacagacccaataatatttcaattatctTATAACTCATCAACTAATCAGCGCGTGTTGCTTATTGTTGCGAATCCAAAGCGAATAGTAAACTAAATTTTcttgtgtgtttatatattatataatattttattaaaaaaaatgttcttgctataaaaattgacaACAGAAATGATTCTTCAACTTTTCTTATAACACTTAAGATTACTGcgtatttagaatttattttagaattaattaatatacaagcTGTGGCTTAATCTTAATGTTCAATACACATTTTgttggttttgattttttatataaaattgcagctgcaatttgacTTTTCAAATCGATCTACTACATTTCCATTCCATATATTCTgctataattttgtaactAATCGAACGCAGTAGTCTGTGTACATTCAATCAGCCTATAAATTAGTCTAGTGAGCGTGAAGTTGAAgcaatttaatactttttgccAACTATCGTATCAAAGTCGCGTAAGCAATCCTTTTATTTTTCCACTTTACTGACAGTtgtgcttaataaattataagctgtGCATAATCCACATAATTTTAAGCATAGCTGTGCCAATTTGTCGTTTCGCAAATcgaattttatttgccataTTGATTGCTTAACGCCAGTTTAACACTGACACACATATTTGCCAAAAGAaagtgcaaatataaaaaagcatacaaatcaaaagaaaagTTCACTTTAACCCTTTGATGTGCGTCCCCTCGCTAACCCTTTTGCGCAAAAATTC
The DNA window shown above is from Drosophila busckii strain San Diego stock center, stock number 13000-0081.31 chromosome 3L, ASM1175060v1, whole genome shotgun sequence and carries:
- the LOC108601130 gene encoding uncharacterized protein LOC108601130 isoform X2, which codes for MDIILPNVRLQDEQKFLDCAAKFNYDAFQAQMFVFCTNQSDVDAYPLMGDDRLQQLIYAWDTCDVHNRECITEELEHMLKVLAHHTLQLWFGEEWKYSVGSLKRMLLFFLNKGCSALMQVKGLCGIDWHYLLNLQAAPWRLPYLQQLFINLRRNKKQEIEHDVPAATAEDVTYYQQEPLYLIILRLIKLFDAGNWEAVKQLSLRVLSAWLQLHATSSAQCLQQDKNITLVAHLYLMTVFGADDNAGFKIDNLMYNIRFYMRGLQEQPCVELLSYTPALLIAHICVLLGLGKHSFFEQIVFKQFSLNLVHPFAVALEAYASYVLGNQLLELMALNEHDFMAQFEQFKQLMQHYVNQRELSEQFLFNELQKQEAQRNSHCLPHVVKLNLNFQHLICKGNRASNIGNYKNCDDDEKPMLVPEADDELDRQIDPIFQNVPYNAQVLDFVYKLLSQRSHRGWQFAKIALLLKIIGQKLNTIEVWRYHPGLTTQFMLNLELKLADSYADLAKVFHEHAFMEAEFWLTAFYLHPTRANYIEVKRCSRIKTKRLEEDEPMPSRPSRCFKIENAKYELLSSTIDVDEIVAVTNHYDAVTDYDAVLRILQALRLPRSIVKDLLTVAFLPRNKRYSWALDWSTLQERCEALLKSPELKRKFVALNMAEASDGLKFLKIDYAKYKNRPQLDYGSIEQGYEAAANMPEEHEEQPAPELDAEAAREKAALERKRKRSKFWDEVSEDDEEEEQQQTDEEEDYYTGAGRRTRVRAAAVVANAMISDMERAMRSGRVQTSAEQAEELQVEDAPPLPAAEPEQPKRRFGELLQACAKVNNTTSGFSAITDIWNCDKQELQHIEADDCMFMESRGLMAKFMQLQEKKEQQQLDQPLDESSEASSSTSMTALHGEDSASDSASGVCSNQ
- the LOC108601130 gene encoding uncharacterized protein LOC108601130 isoform X1 gives rise to the protein MDIILPNVRLQDEQKFLDCAAKFNYDAFQAQMFVFCTNQSDVDAYPLMGDDRLQQLIYAWDTCDVHNRECITEELEHMLKVLAHHTLQLWFGEEWKYSVGSLKRMLLFFLNKGCSALMQVKGLCGIDWHYLLNLQAAPWRLPYLQQLFINLRRNKKQEIEHDVPAATAEDVTYYQQEPLYLIILRLIKLFDAGNWEAVKQLSLRVLSAWLQLHATSSAQCLQQDKNITLVAHLYLMTVFGADDNAGFKIDNLMYNIRFYMRGLQEQPCVELLSYTPALLIAHICVLLGLGKHSFFEQIVFKQFSLNLVHPFAVALEAYASYVLGNQLLELMALNEHDFMAQFEQFKQLMQHYVNQRELSEQFLFNELQKQEAQRNSHCLPHVVKLNLNFQHLICKGNRASNIGNYKNCDDDEKPMLVPEADDELDRQIDPIFQNVPYNAQVLDFVYKLLSQRSHRGWQFAKIALLLKIIGQKLNTIEVWRYHPGLTTQFMLNLELKLADSYADLAKVFHEHAFMEAEFWLTAFYLHPTRANYIEVKRCSRIKTKRLEEDEPMPSRPSRCFKIENAKYELLSSTIDVDEIVAVTNHYDAVTDYDAVLRILQALRLPRSIVKDLLTVAFLPRNKRYSWALDWSTLQERCEALLKSPELKRKFVALNMAEASDGLKFLKIDYAKYKNRPQLDYGSIEQGYEAAANMPEEHEEQPAPELDAEAAREKAALERKRKRSKFWDEVSEDDEEEEQQQTDEEEDYYTGAGRRTRVRAAAVVANAMISDMERAMRSGRVQTSAEQAEELQVEDAPPLPAAEPEQPKRRFGELLQACAKVNNTTSGFSAITDIWNCDKQELQHIEADDCMFMESRGLMAKFMQLQEKKEQQQLDQPLDESSEASSSTSMTALHGEDSASDSASGVSKALRPTTVLTIATEGLQQPVTTTTSEVETITATEGESEEERRVQTITTIDAAKLAAECLTRQLEIRLKKLTSQDIEQLRGLRVLIKRTNFESYYKAKAEEATTPPTEEARTRLVALGRPRMKQLQRLKPNQSDSSSSTETEDKVKACPASQRRKRVLKAQQASKSIKQLKRKRPRHITADVIELSSDSLSSSLSPLPLNMPVTVTVHSHYAHLDDPLYEEEIVPF
- the LOC108598287 gene encoding basic helix-loop-helix neural transcription factor TAP, with the translated sequence MFAYNAPQCFEFAEDEEDDDASFDSGYEKSFETEAQASSRRRLDFEEHYNNAGGAAAAAATAATTPLGWHDSVSPPGFVGLLDTSSNHSTRSGRTLVEHLNSRAASFDPQLTSTPMKSPPDAADGATPRMKRKYAVGKNRVTRSRSPTQVVRIKKVRRMKANDRERTRMHTLNDALERLRVTLPSLPEETKLTKIEILRFAHNYIFALEQVLESGGSINLDLEKLQNFTLSGERITKELFDALFVNPQAYPMFNCGRMFPYQQQQPEPPHYQSLDYQPPGFDLGSSMRFYQQQQQQQQLSQQQEHFSQQKYELFRSNFEAAAQEPNTGLHQHSSFYSQTPPWKEYPEELQQQPQQQQLNYKQFQV